The DNA segment GGTCCTTTTGTCCAATTCCAGGTATCTTCTCCTTTATCTTTTCCTTCAGCCCCTTCTTCCTTCTCCCGCCTTGCCCATCGTCCTCAGACtatattacattaaattaattcACAGAAAACAGACATATAAGCTAAAACAGAAGGTGAAAGCACATATAAGGTTTTAGAAGATAGGAAATTAGAAAAGTAAGTATATCATGTAGTACTGAGAGGATGACTTACGGAACTTGAGCTTCCAGAGCGATGAAGCTTGCCAGAAAGGTCATgacgctgctgctgctgcacacCTTGGAGAGGAGTGCCGCTGTGGCGTATTGGGTTGCCATACTCATCTGTAGATATCACGTTGCCGTATTCGTCTGTGCGGGCAACGTTGCCGTATGCATCTGTGCTAAGTACGTTGCCATACGCGTCAGTTTGGGCTGCTGCTCCGGATTGGTTTTGGAAATGTGCCATTTTCAAGGTTAACAAGCGAAAACAAAATCACAATCAAAGGCTTAAGGTTTTAACGAAAAAGTGCATATAATTAACTGTGATTGTTTGCACGGATATAGAATGGATTTAAGAGTGAGTACTTTGCATCAATCTGGTTATGAACTTATATAGGCAGACGCGATAGCGTACTTGCGTGACAACATAATTGTTACACGTGCCGCGTTACAAATTGCTAAACGTGCCACGTTACTACTCATGGGCACGTGGAAGTGACAGAAGCGGAAATGTGTCCAAACACGTC comes from the Carya illinoinensis cultivar Pawnee chromosome 8, C.illinoinensisPawnee_v1, whole genome shotgun sequence genome and includes:
- the LOC122274204 gene encoding dehydrin Rab15-like — its product is MAHFQNQSGAAAQTDAYGNVLSTDAYGNVARTDEYGNVISTDEYGNPIRHSGTPLQGVQQQQRHDLSGKLHRSGSSSSSEDDGQGGRRKKGLKEKIKEKIPGIGQKDHRSDTSSATATTTYTTTGYGTGEQQQQQQQQHHAEKKGVMEKIKEKLPGNRTSQDQHHQHY